In the Campylobacter sp. RM6914 genome, one interval contains:
- a CDS encoding phosphoethanolamine transferase produces the protein MRVKTRLKFVFICIVVIVLVLLSLSKILFPFARENNEIRFQLLPFYPIYSCIKFYKSMNKKDMPFTIIADDAVHKSTKKQLVVFVVGETQRSANYSLNRYTKNETNFYTKEQNVISFSEFYSCGTATAVSLPCMFSDLKRGDFDIAKANSRQNLVDVISSVGIDTFWLGNNSGGCKAVCDRLIKENVKEYKAINFDEVIFKDAIDMIEKATNTTFIVLHVQGSHGPIYFKEYPDEFRRFTPTCDTAELNKCSIEEIQNTYDNTILYQDFLQSELIKALKKRENEFETAMFFISDHGESLGENGVYLHGLPYAIAPKYQKHVPFIFYSNNDAVNKRLLALKDAQFSHDYIFSSVLGYLGIKTAVYEKEFDIFSKY, from the coding sequence ATGAGAGTAAAAACAAGGTTAAAATTTGTGTTTATATGCATTGTCGTTATAGTCCTTGTCTTATTAAGCCTTTCAAAAATTTTATTTCCATTTGCTAGAGAAAACAACGAGATAAGATTTCAACTTTTGCCATTTTATCCCATTTATTCATGTATTAAATTTTATAAGAGTATGAATAAAAAAGATATGCCGTTTACTATTATAGCAGATGATGCTGTGCATAAAAGCACCAAAAAACAGCTTGTCGTATTTGTTGTGGGAGAAACACAAAGAAGCGCGAACTACTCACTAAATAGATATACAAAAAACGAAACAAATTTTTACACAAAAGAGCAAAATGTTATAAGTTTTAGTGAATTTTACTCGTGTGGGACTGCAACAGCGGTTAGTTTGCCTTGTATGTTTTCAGATCTTAAAAGGGGTGATTTTGATATCGCAAAAGCAAATAGTAGGCAAAATTTGGTTGATGTAATTTCAAGTGTCGGCATAGATACATTTTGGCTTGGCAATAATAGTGGTGGATGCAAGGCCGTATGTGACAGGCTTATAAAAGAAAATGTAAAAGAGTATAAGGCTATAAATTTTGATGAGGTGATATTTAAAGATGCGATAGATATGATAGAGAAAGCCACGAATACTACTTTCATTGTGCTTCACGTGCAAGGCTCGCATGGACCTATTTATTTTAAAGAGTATCCTGATGAATTTAGACGGTTTACGCCTACTTGCGATACTGCCGAGCTAAATAAATGTAGTATAGAGGAGATACAAAACACGTATGATAATACTATTTTATATCAAGATTTCTTGCAAAGTGAGCTCATAAAAGCGCTAAAAAAACGTGAAAATGAGTTTGAAACGGCTATGTTTTTTATATCTGATCACGGTGAGAGTTTAGGCGAAAATGGCGTGTATTTGCATGGTTTGCCATATGCTATAGCGCCAAAGTATCAAAAACATGTGCCTTTTATCTTTTACTCAAACAACGATGCTGTAAATAAACGCCTTTTAGCTTTAAAAGATGCGCAATTTTCGCATGATTATATTTTTAGCTCGGTTTTGGGATATTTGGGGATAAAAACTGCTGTTTATGAGAAAGAATTTGATATTTTTAGCAAGTATTAA
- a CDS encoding efflux RND transporter permease subunit produces MSANISALAIRRPIPVIVLFFVLTVLGILSFNRLPINADPNVNFPVVTVTVTQSGTSPDELENSVTRRIEDAVAGMANVRHITSTISEGQSVTSVEFALETDSDRAVNDVRNAVSQIRSELPQSIDSPIVDRMDVEGGAILYYALNSPNLDQTELAYFIDNEITRALLATQGVQQVTRLGGEKREIRVLLDPASLNSYGLTAVQVHNIIAQTNANIAGGRAILSEQEQSIRVLASSKSLEALKELSIAISGGRRVKLSQIADIIDSHAEVRSKARLNGKEVLAFNVSRTRGSSDTVVANGVQNAIKSLNEQHADINISEIYSLVDNTKENYNVAISTLVEGAFLTVLIVFLFLRSWRATLVAAISLPLSILPAFAVMDMLGYTLNSISLLALTLVVGILVDDAIVEIENIERHLSLGKRPYKAALDASDAIGFAVIAISLTIVAVFMPVSFISGVVGQYFSQFGVTVSVAVLASLLVARLATPLLATYILAPHAHKESIERESSIKKAYVKVLEMALKFRKTSLMVGVLLFILSLMLVPLLPTGFVPKADIGSSQINITLPPSSTLAQTDARFRELDKLIREHEEVNHVFMSAGGDETNKGWLLVRLKPHNERSISQKEFEDRLGGELAKFADMRFSFSNEYSQRDISIMLSGNDPATLKETAIRLKAQMREVKGVANPQINAPLAKTELQVSLLANEAAKRGVTPQAVGDLLRIATVGDTGGTSARFNLLDRQIPIRVTLKEEARNDIEILRSLRVDSTDGSVVSLNTVATLSYGEGLSSIERFDRERRISVDADLVSGYTIGGVLGEINALEVMKNLPAGVKVPEYGDAEYMNEMFEQFGLTMGFGVMMVFVVLVLLFKDFLQPLTILVAMPLSIGGVIAGLLAYKAALDLAAVIGILMLMGIVTKNSILLVDFVIEKRAGGMARLEALINSGKERARPIIMTTIAMVAGMLPAVFASGSGAAFRAPMAVAVICGLIASTLLSLVFVPVVYSLMDDFKNFLLPRLARLTSVTKEDKER; encoded by the coding sequence ATGAGTGCAAATATCTCAGCCCTAGCCATCCGCCGCCCTATCCCTGTTATCGTGCTATTTTTCGTGCTTACAGTGCTTGGAATTCTCTCATTTAACCGCCTACCGATAAACGCCGATCCAAACGTAAATTTCCCCGTAGTAACCGTGACCGTTACGCAGTCTGGTACATCACCTGATGAGCTAGAAAACAGCGTAACACGCCGTATAGAAGATGCCGTGGCTGGTATGGCAAACGTTAGACACATCACCTCAACGATAAGTGAAGGACAGTCAGTTACATCAGTAGAATTCGCCCTAGAAACAGACAGCGACAGAGCCGTAAATGATGTGCGTAACGCTGTTTCGCAAATTAGAAGCGAACTTCCGCAAAGCATAGATAGCCCTATCGTTGATCGCATGGATGTTGAAGGCGGAGCGATACTCTACTACGCCCTAAATTCGCCAAATTTAGACCAAACCGAGCTAGCCTACTTCATAGACAACGAGATCACTCGTGCACTTTTAGCCACCCAAGGCGTGCAGCAAGTAACCAGACTAGGCGGCGAGAAGCGTGAAATTCGTGTTTTGCTTGACCCAGCCAGCCTAAATTCCTACGGGCTAACCGCCGTGCAAGTGCATAACATCATAGCTCAAACAAACGCAAATATAGCAGGCGGCAGAGCGATATTAAGCGAGCAAGAGCAGTCTATCCGCGTGCTAGCAAGCAGTAAGAGCCTAGAAGCACTAAAGGAGCTTAGTATCGCTATCTCTGGCGGGCGTAGGGTCAAGCTATCGCAAATCGCGGACATCATAGACTCTCACGCCGAGGTGCGAAGCAAGGCTAGGCTAAATGGAAAAGAGGTGTTAGCCTTTAATGTCTCAAGAACTCGCGGATCAAGCGACACGGTAGTGGCAAATGGTGTGCAAAACGCCATAAAAAGCCTAAACGAACAGCATGCAGACATCAATATAAGTGAAATTTACAGCCTCGTTGATAACACAAAAGAGAACTACAACGTAGCCATTAGCACCTTGGTTGAAGGGGCGTTTTTAACGGTGCTTATAGTGTTTTTGTTCCTACGTAGCTGGCGTGCTACGCTTGTCGCGGCTATCTCGCTCCCACTCTCCATCCTGCCAGCGTTTGCAGTGATGGATATGCTAGGATACACGCTAAACAGCATCAGCTTGCTAGCTCTTACGCTGGTTGTGGGTATCTTAGTCGATGACGCGATAGTTGAGATAGAAAACATCGAGCGACACCTGTCGCTTGGCAAGCGCCCTTATAAAGCCGCCCTTGACGCGAGCGACGCCATAGGCTTTGCAGTTATCGCCATAAGCCTTACTATCGTGGCGGTCTTTATGCCTGTTAGCTTTATCTCTGGTGTCGTGGGGCAGTATTTTAGTCAGTTTGGCGTTACAGTTTCGGTCGCAGTGCTAGCCTCTTTGCTTGTCGCACGCCTTGCTACGCCGCTACTTGCGACCTACATACTAGCTCCGCACGCTCATAAAGAGAGTATCGAACGTGAAAGTAGTATAAAAAAGGCTTATGTAAAAGTGCTTGAGATGGCTTTGAAATTTCGTAAAACTAGCCTTATGGTGGGAGTTTTACTCTTTATCCTCTCGCTTATGCTCGTCCCACTTCTGCCCACAGGCTTCGTGCCAAAGGCAGACATCGGCAGCTCACAGATAAACATCACCCTACCACCATCAAGCACGCTAGCGCAAACTGACGCTCGCTTTAGAGAGCTTGACAAGCTCATCAGAGAGCACGAGGAAGTTAACCACGTCTTTATGAGTGCTGGTGGAGACGAGACGAACAAAGGCTGGCTACTCGTGCGCCTAAAACCGCATAATGAGCGAAGTATTAGCCAAAAGGAGTTTGAGGATAGGCTGGGTGGGGAGCTTGCCAAATTTGCCGATATGCGATTTTCATTTAGTAACGAATACTCTCAGCGCGACATCTCTATAATGCTCTCAGGTAACGACCCAGCCACACTAAAAGAGACAGCCATAAGGCTAAAAGCGCAGATGAGAGAGGTAAAGGGCGTGGCAAACCCGCAGATAAACGCACCTCTAGCAAAGACCGAGCTGCAAGTAAGCTTGCTAGCTAATGAGGCGGCAAAAAGAGGGGTAACACCACAAGCCGTGGGCGATTTGCTCCGCATAGCAACGGTGGGCGACACGGGCGGAACATCGGCTAGATTTAACCTACTAGACCGCCAGATCCCTATACGTGTAACTCTAAAAGAGGAGGCTAGAAACGATATAGAGATACTGCGCTCGCTTAGAGTAGATAGCACGGATGGCTCAGTCGTGTCGCTAAACACGGTGGCAACTCTAAGCTACGGCGAGGGACTTTCAAGTATCGAGAGGTTTGACAGAGAGCGGAGAATTTCAGTGGACGCCGACCTAGTATCAGGCTATACGATAGGCGGTGTGCTAGGTGAGATAAACGCCTTAGAGGTTATGAAAAACTTGCCCGCAGGCGTCAAAGTGCCAGAGTATGGCGACGCTGAGTATATGAACGAGATGTTTGAACAGTTTGGGCTGACGATGGGCTTTGGCGTGATGATGGTCTTTGTCGTGCTCGTGCTACTTTTTAAGGACTTTTTGCAGCCACTTACTATCTTAGTCGCGATGCCTCTTTCCATCGGCGGAGTGATAGCGGGTCTGCTAGCCTATAAAGCCGCACTCGACCTTGCCGCTGTGATAGGAATTTTAATGCTAATGGGTATAGTTACGAAAAACTCTATCTTGCTTGTTGACTTCGTTATAGAAAAAAGAGCTGGCGGTATGGCGCGCCTAGAAGCTCTCATAAACTCAGGTAAGGAGCGGGCACGCCCTATCATAATGACTACTATCGCGATGGTAGCGGGTATGCTTCCGGCTGTCTTTGCAAGTGGCTCTGGGGCGGCGTTTCGCGCACCTATGGCGGTGGCAGTTATCTGCGGGCTTATCGCTTCAACGCTACTTAGCCTTGTTTTCGTGCCGGTGGTCTATTCGCTAATGGATGATTTTAAAAATTTCCTTCTGCCACGCCTTGCACGGCTAACGTCGGTAACAAAGGAGGATAAAGAGAGGTAG
- a CDS encoding MarR family winged helix-turn-helix transcriptional regulator: MNKFDILGNYNTQIEDSIETCIKNVGFSYNEFALFYTLYFSDDGKCTQKQVSDEWFLPKQTVFNICKEYREKGWIELAQSSKDKRERIVCLTSLGKTQVEPAMVKFIKINESAFSKFGEKKSARLFALLDEFSDIYKKQVDNMSPQ; encoded by the coding sequence ATGAATAAATTCGACATTTTAGGTAATTATAATACGCAAATAGAAGATTCAATCGAAACTTGTATAAAAAACGTAGGCTTTAGCTACAACGAGTTTGCGCTTTTTTATACTTTATATTTTAGCGATGATGGCAAATGCACGCAAAAACAGGTAAGCGATGAGTGGTTTTTGCCAAAGCAAACGGTTTTTAATATCTGCAAAGAGTACCGCGAAAAGGGATGGATAGAGCTAGCTCAAAGTAGCAAGGATAAAAGGGAACGGATAGTGTGCTTAACGTCGCTTGGCAAGACGCAGGTTGAGCCCGCGATGGTTAAATTTATAAAAATAAATGAGAGTGCATTTAGCAAATTTGGCGAAAAAAAGAGCGCTAGACTATTTGCTTTACTTGATGAATTTAGTGATATATATAAAAAGCAAGTTGACAATATGAGTCCTCAATAG
- a CDS encoding efflux RND transporter periplasmic adaptor subunit has translation MRNLITFLTLFLAGCSIDKAENTEQPLAKINVVKAKSVEFTKSLRLYGTFKARDDVAVASSLQGMQILSVEVEAGENVKVGQILAYLENVGARSELEQNKANLKRLEAELTAQEATLKEALSTFERYKILQKNSALSKQDYEAQEAKVATTRANIKSAKAQIDQTKAAIENSAHQLNKTELKAPVSGLITKKSAVAGALVNSDALFNIAKDSILELEVEADTNEITLLKPNQKALINLTNSQLTFDGKIRLIYPELDPATRLGKVRVKLTSKQNATLGSYASAVINLPARALKFALPLSAVSFETNGTKRVSVLDENNKVYKKEIKTGEEQRGLVEITNGINADDVVVFRASAFIDEGDTVEPNLIEFKE, from the coding sequence ATGAGAAATTTAATTACATTTTTAACTCTATTTTTAGCGGGTTGTTCTATCGACAAGGCGGAGAATACGGAGCAACCGCTTGCTAAGATAAACGTAGTAAAAGCAAAAAGCGTGGAATTTACCAAAAGCTTGAGACTTTACGGCACGTTTAAAGCGCGTGATGATGTAGCGGTGGCAAGTTCATTGCAAGGTATGCAAATTTTATCGGTTGAAGTAGAAGCTGGCGAAAATGTCAAAGTGGGTCAAATTTTAGCCTATTTAGAAAATGTGGGCGCAAGGTCCGAGCTAGAACAAAACAAGGCAAATTTAAAGCGCCTGGAAGCGGAACTAACGGCACAAGAAGCTACTTTAAAAGAAGCACTTTCGACATTTGAGAGATATAAAATCTTGCAAAAAAATAGCGCCCTAAGCAAGCAAGACTACGAAGCGCAAGAGGCAAAAGTAGCCACCACAAGGGCAAACATAAAGTCCGCAAAGGCACAAATAGATCAAACAAAAGCGGCGATAGAAAACAGCGCTCACCAGCTAAACAAAACCGAGCTAAAAGCACCCGTTAGCGGGCTAATCACCAAAAAATCAGCCGTCGCCGGAGCGCTTGTAAATTCAGACGCACTCTTTAACATCGCAAAAGATAGCATTTTAGAGCTTGAAGTAGAAGCAGACACAAACGAAATAACGCTTCTAAAACCAAACCAAAAAGCGCTAATAAACCTTACAAACTCGCAGCTAACGTTTGATGGCAAAATTCGCCTCATCTATCCAGAGCTAGACCCAGCCACAAGGCTTGGCAAGGTGCGTGTAAAACTCACAAGCAAGCAAAACGCAACTCTTGGCTCTTATGCAAGTGCAGTTATAAATTTGCCCGCCAGAGCCCTAAAATTCGCGCTTCCACTATCGGCTGTCTCGTTTGAAACAAACGGCACAAAAAGAGTAAGCGTGCTTGATGAAAACAATAAAGTTTATAAAAAAGAGATAAAAACAGGTGAGGAGCAGCGAGGTCTAGTCGAGATAACAAATGGCATAAACGCGGACGACGTCGTAGTCTTTCGCGCCTCTGCTTTTATCGACGAGGGCGACACCGTAGAGCCAAATTTAATAGAGTTCAAAGAGTAA
- a CDS encoding NAD(P)H-binding protein, whose protein sequence is MNEKIYTKTTKIALVVGATGVVGREIVAKLLADESYEKVIVWVRRELNFTHEKLEVRLVNFDEISAIPHEKVDEVFCALGTTMKQAGSKEAFLKVDVEYVKESAKWAKNAGAGRFLLVSAQGADKNSWFFYNRTKAQAQDAVIEQNFAVTQIFAPPIIKGERKDERTGEKFSIWLFELFPKSWFSAYPMTGKEIAQKIVEATKLDVQGVKFYTLRASEI, encoded by the coding sequence ATGAACGAAAAAATATATACCAAAACTACTAAAATAGCCCTGGTTGTAGGTGCTACGGGGGTTGTAGGGCGTGAGATAGTGGCAAAACTCTTAGCCGATGAGAGCTACGAAAAGGTGATAGTTTGGGTGCGAAGGGAGCTAAATTTCACGCACGAAAAGCTAGAAGTAAGGCTGGTAAATTTTGATGAAATTTCAGCTATCCCACACGAGAAAGTCGATGAGGTTTTTTGCGCATTAGGCACGACAATGAAGCAAGCCGGAAGCAAGGAGGCGTTTTTAAAAGTCGATGTAGAGTATGTAAAAGAGAGTGCAAAATGGGCGAAAAATGCGGGTGCAGGGCGCTTTTTACTAGTCTCAGCGCAAGGAGCGGATAAAAACTCTTGGTTTTTCTATAACCGCACAAAAGCACAGGCGCAAGATGCCGTGATAGAGCAAAACTTCGCCGTTACACAGATATTTGCCCCGCCTATAATAAAGGGCGAGCGCAAAGATGAGCGCACGGGAGAGAAATTTAGCATTTGGCTTTTTGAGCTCTTTCCTAAAAGCTGGTTTAGCGCCTATCCGATGACCGGTAAAGAGATAGCGCAAAAGATCGTAGAAGCGACGAAACTTGACGTGCAAGGCGTGAAATTTTATACGTTAAGAGCGAGTGAAATTTGA
- a CDS encoding flavin reductase family protein, which yields MAIIKVDLQKSYRILNPGATTLVSAKHGEDANAMAITWAQALDYDKLTIIPHNGSYTRTLIEKSGYFAVQIPVATQAELVSELGAEDNSRFDNPHKMDSVKLFYKDGFDVPLIEGCAAWIICKQISEPHNEQTYDLFIGQVVAAYADDRIFDGGHWKFESVPDELKTLHYVAGGQYYLDGKAINTKRNPIVE from the coding sequence ATGGCAATCATTAAAGTTGATTTACAAAAATCATATCGTATCTTAAACCCCGGAGCCACCACGCTAGTATCGGCAAAGCACGGAGAGGACGCGAATGCAATGGCGATCACGTGGGCGCAAGCGCTTGACTATGACAAGCTCACGATCATCCCGCACAACGGCTCATATACAAGAACGCTTATCGAAAAGAGCGGGTATTTCGCCGTGCAAATCCCAGTCGCTACGCAAGCTGAGCTTGTAAGCGAGCTAGGAGCGGAGGACAACTCACGCTTTGATAACCCGCACAAAATGGACTCCGTGAAGCTCTTTTATAAAGACGGCTTTGACGTGCCGCTCATTGAGGGTTGTGCTGCGTGGATCATTTGCAAGCAAATCAGCGAGCCACACAACGAGCAGACATATGACCTTTTTATCGGGCAAGTTGTGGCGGCGTATGCGGATGATAGGATATTTGACGGCGGGCATTGGAAATTTGAGAGCGTGCCGGATGAGCTAAAAACGCTTCACTACGTGGCTGGCGGGCAATATTACTTGGATGGTAAGGCGATAAATACTAAAAGAAATCCGATCGTTGAGTAA
- a CDS encoding YbaK/EbsC family protein, giving the protein MSERIFNNIREILSANGAKFRVIEHEKAGTSELVANVRKSVLAQGAKALLCTIKTSNLDEFVGSNMPTSLLLDKHLNVKSGRFHVLAVFPADHSANLSKLANALGANKASLASPAEVEILADCVFGAVPPFSFHEQLMLVVDENLFKRYDEIAFNAGLLERSIVLDVKDYERIAKPRVIKFADNVRRVGKLSVMPIGVDCTQILRMDQNEAINFMCKACEIEYDLFDIPSGGESLAKKALKDSNGSVKFALNLPINLNTNEIKFKIKEVLDILGVSCVKLCFLDINSDTIEKATLMEKLVKEGLVANWGVYETGFDKLKEVCEITQVSAIKALLEPNTLKELKISSLCKIDQNFINSQNLKFINLAKFYAAQKDTTKEMIILSWLTNRSTDVLPMLNDLNVIKDGFNALKIGLKFDEILSLNEAFRS; this is encoded by the coding sequence ATGTCGGAGAGAATTTTTAATAATATAAGAGAAATTTTAAGCGCAAACGGTGCGAAATTTCGTGTGATAGAGCATGAAAAAGCAGGGACGAGCGAGCTTGTAGCAAATGTCAGAAAAAGTGTCTTAGCTCAAGGAGCAAAGGCCTTGCTTTGCACGATAAAGACGTCAAATTTAGATGAATTTGTCGGCTCCAACATGCCGACTTCTCTTTTGCTTGATAAACATTTAAATGTAAAATCCGGTAGATTTCACGTTTTAGCCGTATTTCCAGCAGATCACAGCGCAAATTTAAGCAAGCTAGCAAACGCACTTGGCGCAAATAAGGCATCTCTTGCATCTCCGGCCGAGGTTGAGATCTTGGCTGACTGCGTCTTTGGTGCCGTGCCTCCTTTTAGCTTTCATGAGCAACTTATGCTTGTGGTTGATGAAAATTTATTTAAAAGATATGACGAGATAGCGTTTAACGCGGGGCTTCTTGAGCGCTCTATCGTGCTTGATGTTAAGGATTACGAGCGTATAGCCAAGCCTAGGGTGATAAAATTTGCCGATAACGTAAGACGCGTAGGTAAATTAAGCGTGATGCCTATAGGGGTTGATTGTACGCAAATTTTGAGAATGGATCAAAATGAGGCGATAAATTTTATGTGTAAAGCTTGTGAGATAGAGTATGATCTGTTTGATATACCAAGCGGAGGCGAAAGTCTTGCAAAAAAGGCGCTTAAAGATAGTAACGGAAGTGTAAAATTTGCTTTAAATTTGCCAATAAATTTAAATACAAACGAGATAAAATTTAAGATAAAAGAGGTATTAGACATCTTAGGAGTTTCTTGTGTCAAGCTTTGCTTTTTAGACATAAATAGCGATACCATAGAGAAAGCGACGCTTATGGAGAAGCTTGTTAAAGAGGGCTTGGTGGCAAACTGGGGAGTTTATGAGACTGGTTTTGATAAGCTCAAAGAGGTTTGTGAGATAACCCAGGTTAGCGCGATAAAAGCTTTGCTTGAGCCAAATACCCTTAAAGAGCTTAAGATATCGTCTTTATGTAAGATAGATCAAAATTTCATAAATTCGCAGAATTTAAAATTTATAAATTTAGCCAAATTTTATGCCGCACAAAAAGATACAACAAAAGAGATGATAATACTCTCATGGCTAACAAACAGATCGACTGATGTTTTGCCTATGTTAAATGATTTAAATGTTATAAAAGACGGCTTTAATGCGCTTAAAATAGGGCTTAAATTTGATGAAATTTTATCTTTGAACGAGGCTTTTAGAAGCTAA
- a CDS encoding KpsF/GutQ family sugar-phosphate isomerase translates to MNLIEVAKEVLRIEGNELLRQADKLGAEIENAVNLIHSIKGKVIITGVGKSGHIGAKIAATLASTGTSSFFLHPTEAMHGDLGMIGKDDLVLAISFSGESDELIKILPHVKRFGVKIIGMTKNLDSSLGKFSDVVLALDIVSEACPLNAAPTTSTTLTLALGDALAVCLMQKRNFKAEDFANFHPGGSLGKRLFVKVKDVMKTQNLPIVSEDVSIKNAIDTMTHGKLGNVLLTNKDGVLVAILSDGDLRRALMDENFNINEQAIKYATKNPKVLDNENILAIDALSIIEEYKIQLLVVLNGGKIAGVLHIHDLTGLGLK, encoded by the coding sequence ATGAACTTAATCGAAGTCGCAAAAGAAGTTTTACGAATAGAAGGCAATGAGCTTTTAAGACAGGCTGATAAGCTAGGTGCGGAGATAGAAAATGCCGTAAATTTGATCCATTCGATCAAGGGCAAGGTTATAATCACGGGTGTTGGCAAAAGCGGTCATATCGGCGCTAAGATCGCTGCGACCCTAGCAAGCACAGGCACGTCAAGCTTCTTTTTACATCCTACGGAGGCTATGCACGGCGATCTTGGCATGATAGGCAAGGATGATTTGGTTCTTGCGATTAGCTTTAGCGGAGAGAGTGACGAGCTAATTAAAATTTTACCCCATGTGAAAAGATTTGGCGTAAAGATCATAGGCATGACTAAAAATTTAGATAGTTCGCTTGGTAAATTTAGCGATGTTGTTTTAGCTCTTGATATCGTTAGCGAGGCATGTCCTTTAAATGCGGCTCCAACAACCTCAACGACGCTAACTCTGGCATTAGGAGACGCTTTAGCCGTTTGCTTAATGCAAAAAAGAAATTTTAAAGCAGAGGATTTTGCAAATTTCCACCCTGGTGGCTCTCTTGGCAAAAGACTTTTTGTTAAAGTTAAAGACGTCATGAAAACACAAAACCTACCTATCGTTAGCGAAGATGTTAGTATTAAAAACGCTATAGATACGATGACACACGGTAAGCTAGGCAACGTCTTGCTAACTAACAAAGACGGAGTGTTAGTTGCCATACTTAGTGATGGTGACCTTAGACGTGCGTTAATGGATGAAAATTTCAATATCAACGAACAAGCTATAAAATACGCCACTAAAAATCCAAAGGTGCTGGATAACGAAAATATCCTGGCTATCGATGCACTTAGCATCATCGAAGAGTATAAAATTCAACTTCTAGTCGTGTTAAACGGCGGCAAGATAGCCGGTGTTTTACATATACACGACCTAACCGGCTTAGGACTAAAATAA
- a CDS encoding pseudouridine synthase, which produces MRINKFISHNTNYSRREADELIKQGKVTLNNRVVSDMSVSVGEDDKVKINGRFVKLKKDFTMIVYHKQKGELVTKKDDRGRKTIYDNLPHGFSKFVSIGRLDYASEGLLLLTDAPAIATALMNSDIEREYYLKVKGEITEEVKTAMREGFFAADASKGAHTKSKIISMQFAPFLAFDIFGSSGGYTKLRVMINEGKNRELRRFFGYFDLEVMDLKRVSFGRVELGTLKEGKWRYFANNEYEDLRDFLKTNKIYY; this is translated from the coding sequence ATGCGTATAAACAAATTCATCTCACACAACACAAACTACTCTCGCCGTGAAGCCGATGAGCTTATCAAACAAGGCAAGGTAACGTTAAACAACCGCGTTGTTAGTGATATGAGTGTTAGCGTGGGCGAGGATGATAAGGTCAAAATAAACGGACGTTTTGTAAAACTCAAAAAAGACTTTACAATGATCGTTTACCACAAACAAAAAGGTGAGTTAGTAACTAAAAAAGACGACCGTGGACGAAAAACTATATATGATAATCTACCTCACGGGTTTTCAAAATTTGTTAGTATCGGACGCCTTGACTATGCTAGCGAGGGTTTGCTTTTACTAACAGACGCCCCGGCTATCGCAACTGCTTTGATGAATAGCGACATCGAGCGTGAATACTATCTAAAAGTAAAAGGCGAGATCACAGAAGAGGTTAAAACCGCGATGAGAGAGGGATTTTTCGCGGCTGACGCAAGCAAAGGAGCTCATACAAAAAGCAAGATAATCTCAATGCAATTTGCCCCATTTTTAGCCTTTGATATATTTGGAAGTAGTGGCGGATATACAAAGCTTCGCGTTATGATAAACGAGGGTAAAAACCGAGAGCTTCGACGTTTCTTTGGATATTTTGACCTTGAAGTTATGGACTTAAAACGCGTTAGTTTCGGACGTGTAGAGCTTGGAACTTTAAAAGAAGGTAAGTGGCGTTACTTTGCAAATAACGAATACGAAGACCTACGCGACTTCCTAAAGACAAACAAAATTTACTACTAA